From Vitis vinifera cultivar Pinot Noir 40024 chromosome 5, ASM3070453v1, the proteins below share one genomic window:
- the LOC100247346 gene encoding LOW QUALITY PROTEIN: U11/U12 small nuclear ribonucleoprotein 65 kDa protein (The sequence of the model RefSeq protein was modified relative to this genomic sequence to represent the inferred CDS: substituted 1 base at 1 genomic stop codon), which yields MASQPMLGPRTQSFEAEKSAATLLIRHLPEAIPQDTLSRLFSSYGASSVRPSTSGRLRNCAFVDFKSEMLASQALRQLNGLRFLGKVLLVERANKPTEDDKQKSEALFGKDLTKPASLIKDFTMARDLGEGLKSSSLPASEPIAARLGIDYPFPPHLEYVXSHPDGNILTNIVNALIAVPRFYVQVLHLMNKMNIPAPFRMALPTPPIPPPVPAPPTPPPPPEAARPNLEDLSSGESEMESSDEEVDGKAYSPGPPRETKPGRKRVKREAIAGPGVDKDVAHEAVGVKPATLVPKEIPMIKKKNPVLQIKIAPKVITEHKDECSIMKESEDSEKEDFDLKHYATLEELKSGKLPPEEILSLPMFKNYAAGNPAPVLYIKNLAKDVVVDDFYFIFGSLFGSVDAAKSGLSVKLMQEGRMRGQAFVTFPSVELAHHALNVVNGYVFKGKPMIIQFGRNPAAAKEK from the exons ATGGCTTCGCAACCCATGTTAGGCCCTAGAACGCAGAGTTTTGAAGCAGAAAAATCGGCGGCGACGCTTTTGATTCGGCATCTCCCCGAAGCCATTCCTCAGGACACCCTGTCTCGCCTCTTCTCCAGCTATGGCGCTTCTTCTGTCCGTCCTTCCACTTCTGGAAG ATTGAGGAACTGTGCATTTGTGGATTTCAAGAGTGAAATGTTGGCTTCTCAAGCACTACGCCAATTAAATGG GCTGAGGTTTCTTGGTAAAGTTTTGTTAGTGGAGAGAGCAAATAAGCCAACTGAGGATGATAAACAAAAAAGTGAAGCTCTATTTGGCAAGGATCTTACTAAACCTGCATCTTTAATAAAGGATTTTACCATGGCCAGAGATCTCGGTGAAGGATTGAAGTCAAGCTCCTTACCTGCTAGTGAACCCATCGCTGCAAGACTCGGCATTGATTACCCATTTCCTCCCCACCTTGAGTATGT GTAAAGCCATCCAGATGGAAATATTCTGACCAACATTGTAAATGCTCTAATTGCTGTTCCTCGCTTCTATGTACAG gtgttgcactTGATGAATAAAATGAACATTCCAGCTCCATTTCGTATGGCCTTGCCCACCCCACCTATACCACCTCCAGTACCTGCCCCGCCAACACCACCTCCACCCCCTGAAGCTGCAAGACCTAACTTGGAAGACCTATCTAGTGGCGAGTCTGAAATGGAATCATCAGATGAG GAGGTTGATGGCAAAGCCTATTCTCCTGGGCCTCCAAGAGAAACAAAACCTGGTCGAAAGCGTGTCAAACGAGAAGCTATTGCAGGCCCTGGAGTTGATAAAGATGTGGCTCATGAGGCTGTTGGAGTGAAACCTGCCACCTTGGTCCCTAAAGAGATtccaatgataaaaaagaagaaCCCTGTGTTGCAG ATCAAAATTGCCCCCAAGGTAATCACTGAACATAAAGATGAATGTAGCATCATGAAAGAATCGGAGGATTCTGAGAAAGAGGATTTTGATCTCAAACATTATGCAACCTTGGAAGAATTAAAAAGTGGAAAGTTGCCTCCAGAGGAAATCTTATCACTTCCAATGTTTAAG AACTATGCGGCTGGGAATCCTGCTCCTGTGTTGTACATAAAGAACTTGGCAAAAGATGTGGTTGTAGATGACTTCTATTTCATATTTG GATCATTATTTGGAAGTGTGGATGCTGCTAAATCTGGTCTTAGTGTGAAGTTGATGCAG GAGGGAAGAATGAGGGGCCAAGCTTTTGTGACATTTCCATCAGTTGAACTTGCTCATCATGCTTTG AATGTAGTGAATGGATACGTTTTCAAAGGCAAGCCAATGATTATCCAGTTTGGTCGGAACCCTGCTGCTGCAAAAGAGAAATAA
- the LOC104879454 gene encoding uncharacterized protein LOC104879454: MVMILIFIFEALIYLSYVIAHNTVYGLLKIIIWFSGPVFRLLFSIVTKYPSLALLLVTFWIHRKPVWIFLVQSWVSVKSLIRQPLSFTSTRLSKRVVPCLIWLWHLFVCLSFYPRFGQGRKVPKQIKLKLAVDKERNRVLFAESDKDFVDILFSFLTLPIGTIIRLAERRSGIGCMDYLYKSVEALDEQFLETKACKTMLLNPRSAYEVHCRNLALKIDGTEPAKHYTCSKMFCSTKAQKMEGFRLASMVKNSVCSCGRAMDKEVFLEYQENVTDGDGVFMKGTRRFTITDNLHITPISMSHSLAMFQKLRLESGNGIEALTVTVDEEEVLYLLKRSLVSKTPMTESFLSNEENTENAASSSRSNHHETRSQRPSHKFRKMKVKLLIDKSSRRVLCLEAKEDFVNLVLSFLTFPLGSIIKLLRGHSSLGCMDNLYRSVGSSKLEDCFKSTKCKEMLLSPKLPMDFSLNQSLPIREEDPATYRSYKCSDCFRKNMVCLYPWHEKLCFMNPKLPGQAVSGGGFIKKETLLLINDDLTIQPLSPINGILDLDKLRVLVSNSEEHEVEVGEEEALILLKAALISKSVLNHVFKPNDLE, encoded by the exons ATGGTGATGATTTTGATCTTCATCTTTGAAGCTTTGATATACCTCTCATATGTCATTGCTCACAATACCGTTTATGGTTTGCTTAAGATCATAATTTGGTTTTCTGGTCCTGTTTTCCGTCTTCTCTTCTCCATAGTCACTAAGTACCCAAGCTTGGCGCTTCTCCTAGTCACATTTTGGATTCATCGAAAACCAGTGTGGATTTTTCTAGTTCAATCATGGGTTTCAGTTAAATCACTTATTAGGCAGCCATTGAGCTTCACATCTACGCGTCTTTCTAAACGGGTGGTTCCTTGCTTGATCTGGTTGTGGCATCTTTTCGTTTGTCTAAGCTTCTATCCACGTTTTGGTCAGGGAAGGAAGGTTCCCAAACAGATCAAGTTAAAGCTTGCAGTTGACAAGGAAAGGAACCGGGTTTTATTTGCAGAATCAGATAAAGATTTCGTAGACATTCTCTTTAGTTTTCTCACCTTGCCAATTGGGACTATCATAAGATTGGCTGAGAGAAGATCGGGTATTGGATGCATGGATTACTTGTATAAAAGTGTTGAGGCTCTAGATGAACAGTTTCTCGAAACAAAAGCATGCAAGACTATGCTGCTCAATCCCAGAAGTGCCTATGAAGTTCACTGTAGGAACTTGGCTCTCAAGATTGATGGTACAGAGCCTGCTAAGCACTACACATGCTCAAAGATGTTTTGCTCAACCAAAGCTCAGAAAATGGAAGGTTTCCGTTTGGCAAGTATGGTCAAGAATTCAGTATGCAGTTGCGGACGAGCAATGGATAAGGAAGTATTTCTAGAATACCAAGAGAATGTCACAGATGGAGATGGGGTATTCATGAAGGGAACAAGAAGGTTTACAATAACGGACAATTTGCACATCACACCCATTTCTATGTCACATAGCCTTGCAATGTTTCAGAAGCTCAGACTGGAAAGTGGAAATGGCATTGAAGCACTGACTGTGACTGTTGATGAGGAAGAG GTTTTGTATCTACTCAAGCGTTCACTAGTATCCAAGACCCCAATGACAGAGTCATTCTTGTCCAATGAAGAGAACACAGAAAATGCAGCATCATCCAGCAGATCTAACCACCATGAAACAAGATCACAAAGACCATCTCATAAGTTTAGGAAGATGAAGGTAAAGCTCCTTATAGACAAGTCCAGCAGGAGGGTGTTATGCCTAGAAGCTAAAGAAGACTTTGTGAACCTGGTTCTGAGCTTCCTCACGTTCCCTCTAGGTTCTATAATTAAACTGTTAAGGGGACATTCTTCATTGGGTTGCATGGACAACTTGTATAGAAGTGTGGGAAGCTCAAAATTGGAGGATTGTTTCAAGTCTACCAAATGCAAGGAGATGCTTCTTAGTCCCAAGCTTCCAATGGATTTCAGTTTGAATCAATCGCTACCAATCAGAGAGGAGGATCCAGCAACCTACAGAAGTTATAAGTGTTCTGATTGCTTCAGGAAAAATATGGTTTGTTTGTATCCCTGGCATGAAAAACTCTGCTTTATGAATCCTAAACTTCCTGGTCAGGCAGTAAGTGGAGGAGGATTCATAAAGAAGGAAACCTTACTACTGATCAACGATGACCTAACAATTCAACCACTATCACCTATCAATGGCATCCTTGATCTTGACAAGCTTAGAGTCCTTGTGAGCAACTCAGAGGAGCATGAGGTTGAAGTAGGAGAAGAGGAG GCTTTAATTCTCCTCAAGGCTGCTTTAATCTCCAAAAGTGTTCTGAATCATGTCTTCAAACCAAATGACCTGGAATAA